A stretch of the Longimicrobium sp. genome encodes the following:
- a CDS encoding S8 family serine peptidase: MRIRFSAVGVLALATLAACSDETTTTAGMSPVQSPEFAAAPAQDEVAPGEVLVKFKDGVDASDLLRANGLVRRAVGYKGSFELLNGARGQERALAAVLKNDARVEWAEPNYIRKVEAIDSRLWAFYNPGGQNMSFYNDPNGRTGPLPSSYASLADADEDAIEGIGAGGAAVVISGIDTGVDFSHPEFTGRLIRGCDWYSMAAAGNGSGTCNDFTSDDTPDQGHGTHTSGTMAGTTVGVAGVTGAAANVKIYVQRVCGAAGCYTSSIINAIRAAADQPNMVAMNLSLGGRTESAGEKSAIQYATDKGVLVIAAAGNSGTNKVGCPACDPNAISVSATDWKDVLTSYSQYGTGLDISAPGGLCYSNTTEEGCIFSAIVAGYQATQGFLEYNGPLAGGKYAYMNGTSMATPQVTGAAAVVASKTGLRGAALRARLESSAKDLGTAGYDNKYGNGRLDVYKAITGTTLGAGL, from the coding sequence ATGCGCATCCGCTTTTCGGCCGTCGGCGTCCTCGCCCTGGCCACCCTCGCCGCCTGTTCCGATGAGACCACCACCACCGCCGGCATGTCGCCGGTGCAGAGCCCGGAGTTCGCCGCGGCTCCCGCGCAGGACGAAGTCGCCCCGGGTGAGGTGCTGGTGAAGTTCAAGGACGGGGTCGACGCGAGCGACCTTCTTCGCGCCAACGGCCTCGTGCGCCGCGCGGTGGGCTACAAGGGCTCCTTCGAGCTGCTGAACGGCGCCCGCGGCCAGGAGCGCGCGCTTGCCGCCGTGCTCAAGAACGACGCCCGCGTGGAGTGGGCCGAGCCGAACTACATCCGCAAGGTCGAAGCGATCGACAGCCGCCTGTGGGCCTTCTACAACCCGGGCGGGCAGAACATGAGCTTCTACAACGACCCGAACGGCCGCACCGGCCCGCTGCCGAGCTCGTACGCCTCCCTGGCGGACGCTGACGAGGACGCGATCGAGGGGATCGGCGCCGGCGGCGCCGCGGTGGTCATCAGCGGCATCGACACGGGCGTGGACTTCAGCCACCCGGAGTTCACCGGACGCCTGATCCGCGGCTGCGACTGGTACAGCATGGCGGCCGCCGGCAACGGCAGCGGCACCTGCAACGACTTCACCTCGGACGACACCCCGGACCAGGGCCACGGCACGCACACCAGCGGCACGATGGCCGGCACCACGGTGGGCGTGGCGGGCGTGACGGGCGCCGCGGCGAACGTCAAGATCTACGTGCAGCGCGTCTGCGGCGCCGCCGGCTGCTACACCTCCAGCATCATCAACGCGATCCGTGCCGCGGCCGACCAGCCGAACATGGTGGCGATGAACCTCTCGCTGGGCGGCCGTACCGAGTCTGCCGGTGAGAAGAGCGCGATCCAGTACGCCACGGACAAGGGCGTCCTGGTGATCGCCGCCGCGGGCAACTCCGGCACCAACAAGGTGGGCTGCCCCGCCTGCGACCCGAACGCGATCTCCGTGTCGGCCACCGACTGGAAGGACGTGCTCACCAGCTACTCGCAGTACGGCACCGGGCTGGACATCTCGGCTCCGGGCGGCCTGTGCTACAGCAACACGACCGAGGAAGGCTGCATCTTCAGCGCGATCGTGGCGGGCTACCAGGCGACGCAGGGCTTCCTGGAGTACAACGGGCCGCTTGCCGGCGGCAAGTACGCCTACATGAACGGCACCTCGATGGCGACTCCGCAGGTGACGGGCGCCGCCGCGGTGGTGGCTTCCAAGACGGGCCTGCGCGGCGCCGCGCTCCGCGCCCGCCTGGAGAGCTCGGCCAAGGACCTGGGCACGGCCGGCTACGACAACAAGTACGGCAACGGCCGCCTGGACGTGTACAAGGCCATCACCGGCACCACGCTGGGCGCCGGCCTGTAA